A window of Campylobacter cuniculorum DSM 23162 = LMG 24588 contains these coding sequences:
- the fliN gene encoding flagellar motor switch protein FliN, translated as MSDELEFNEPHGLLESYEDILDITVDFVSELGTTNMSVSDLLKLEAGSVIDLEKPAGESVELYINKRIFGKGEVMVYEKNLAIRINEILDSKTVLQYFKKEI; from the coding sequence ATGAGTGATGAGCTAGAATTTAATGAGCCTCATGGTTTATTAGAGTCTTATGAAGATATTTTAGATATAACGGTCGATTTTGTCAGTGAGCTTGGCACGACAAATATGAGCGTTTCGGATCTTTTAAAGCTTGAAGCGGGTTCTGTGATTGACCTTGAAAAACCTGCGGGAGAGAGTGTCGAGCTTTATATCAATAAAAGAATTTTTGGAAAAGGTGAAGTAATGGTTTATGAAAAAAATCTTGCAATTAGAATTAATGAAATTTTAGATTCTAAAACCGTTCTTCAATATTTCAAAAAAGAAATTTAA
- the trpA gene encoding tryptophan synthase subunit alpha, producing the protein MVDFRTFYKEKANVAYMVMGYPNLSVSKEFLKKLDKSPIDILELGVAYSDPIADGQIIANAALEAIKEGADIYKVFELLKEVKTRKALVFMVYYNLIFSYGLKHFVKDAKKVGISALIVPELSFEESAELKKECDKEDLALITLISITTPKERIAKLVKNAKGFIYLLASVGITGGKSAQTELLEEKIKEIRSFTKLPIFVGFGIKNNHDVKNIRKISDGAVVGTSIVKLFESANVGEILKGVKEIFKN; encoded by the coding sequence ATGGTTGATTTTAGGACTTTTTATAAAGAAAAAGCTAATGTAGCTTATATGGTGATGGGCTATCCTAATTTATCAGTGAGTAAGGAATTTTTAAAAAAATTAGATAAAAGTCCTATTGACATTTTAGAACTTGGTGTGGCGTATTCTGATCCTATTGCTGATGGGCAAATCATTGCAAATGCAGCATTAGAAGCTATAAAAGAGGGGGCGGACATTTATAAGGTTTTTGAGCTTTTAAAAGAAGTTAAAACTCGAAAAGCTTTGGTTTTTATGGTGTATTATAATTTGATTTTTTCTTATGGTTTAAAACATTTTGTTAAAGATGCAAAAAAAGTTGGAATTTCAGCCCTTATCGTGCCTGAACTTAGCTTTGAGGAAAGTGCTGAATTGAAAAAAGAATGCGATAAAGAAGACTTAGCTTTGATTACTTTAATCAGCATTACGACGCCTAAAGAAAGAATTGCCAAACTCGTTAAAAATGCAAAAGGCTTTATTTACCTTTTAGCTTCTGTTGGAATTACAGGCGGAAAATCTGCTCAAACAGAACTTTTAGAAGAAAAGATTAAAGAAATACGCTCTTTTACAAAATTACCCATTTTTGTGGGATTTGGAATTAAAAATAATCATGATGTTAAAAATATCCGCAAAATCTCCGATGGAGCGGTTGTTGGCACAAGTATAGTTAAACTTTTTGAGAGTGCAAATGTTGGAGAAATTCTAAAAGGTGTTAAAGAAATTTTCAAAAACTAA
- the trpB gene encoding tryptophan synthase subunit beta has protein sequence MKKAYYGNFGGQFLPESAMFALNELENAFFKFSQQKKFKNELKRLLKSYVGRPTPLYFAKNLSRIYGHEIYLKREDLNHTGAHKINNAIAQALLAKKMGKKKIIAETGAGQHGLATATAAALLGLECEIYMGAIDVQRQALNVYKMELLGARVNAVENGLKTLKEATTAAIQTWVNDIERLFYVVGSVVGPYPYPMMVAHFQSVIGAECKIALKKLNKKPDYILAAVGGGSNAAGIFNAFIKDESVKLIGIEAGGLGIATPYHAATLSKGKTGIIHGMKTKVLQDDLGNILPVHSISAGLDYPGVGPMHAHLFESKRVRYEAISDDECMKALKLLCKKEGIIPAIESAHALAFLEKLCPTLKKKSVIVVNLSGRGDKDIQTIREYKKGTIYG, from the coding sequence ATGAAAAAAGCTTATTATGGAAATTTTGGAGGACAATTTTTGCCCGAAAGTGCTATGTTTGCTTTAAATGAGCTTGAAAATGCTTTTTTTAAATTTTCTCAACAAAAAAAATTTAAAAATGAACTTAAAAGACTTTTAAAAAGCTATGTAGGACGTCCTACTCCTTTGTATTTTGCTAAAAATTTAAGTCGTATTTATGGACATGAAATTTATCTTAAACGTGAGGATTTAAACCATACCGGTGCACATAAGATTAATAATGCAATCGCTCAAGCCCTACTTGCTAAGAAAATGGGTAAGAAAAAAATCATCGCTGAAACAGGAGCAGGACAGCATGGACTTGCTACAGCTACAGCAGCAGCACTTTTGGGTTTAGAATGTGAAATTTATATGGGAGCCATTGATGTGCAAAGACAGGCTTTAAATGTTTATAAAATGGAGCTTTTGGGTGCAAGGGTCAATGCGGTTGAAAATGGACTTAAAACCTTAAAAGAAGCTACAACCGCAGCCATTCAAACATGGGTGAATGATATAGAAAGACTTTTTTATGTTGTAGGAAGTGTTGTGGGTCCTTATCCTTATCCTATGATGGTTGCACATTTTCAAAGTGTGATTGGTGCAGAATGTAAGATTGCACTTAAAAAATTAAATAAAAAACCAGATTACATCCTTGCAGCAGTTGGAGGTGGAAGCAATGCAGCGGGAATTTTCAATGCTTTTATCAAAGATGAAAGTGTTAAACTCATCGGCATTGAAGCAGGGGGGCTTGGAATTGCAACTCCTTATCACGCAGCCACTTTGAGTAAAGGAAAAACGGGCATTATACATGGCATGAAAACCAAAGTTTTGCAAGATGATTTGGGAAATATCTTGCCTGTGCATAGCATTTCTGCGGGACTTGATTATCCGGGGGTTGGACCTATGCATGCACATTTGTTTGAAAGCAAAAGGGTGCGTTATGAAGCAATTAGCGATGATGAGTGTATGAAGGCTTTAAAATTGCTTTGCAAAAAAGAGGGCATTATACCTGCGATTGAAAGTGCCCATGCCTTAGCTTTTTTGGAAAAACTCTGCCCGACTTTAAAGAAAAAAAGCGTGATTGTTGTTAATTTATCGGGAAGAGGAGATAAAGATATACAAACAATTAGAGAATATAAAAAAGGAACGATTTATGGTTGA
- a CDS encoding phosphoribosylanthranilate isomerase: MKLKICGIKDEQNAKQLSALEVDFLGLIFSKSPRQVDLKKAKRLCEIIHQNSKKAIGVFVDESLDFILKAVETAKLDGVQIYDLISKSMFELFKEKKLFVLQVIRVGERLELPNAIYADMILFDTKGQFKGGNGVRFDWTLLKNFKKDFAIAGGIGLENIQELKKLQPKIVDVNSKFENAEGLKDVEKIKQFIRELKK, from the coding sequence ATGAAGCTTAAAATTTGTGGCATTAAAGATGAGCAAAATGCAAAACAATTGAGTGCTTTAGAGGTGGATTTTTTAGGGCTTATTTTTTCAAAAAGCCCAAGACAAGTGGATTTGAAAAAGGCTAAACGGCTTTGCGAAATCATTCATCAAAATTCAAAAAAGGCTATTGGAGTCTTTGTTGATGAGAGTTTGGATTTTATCCTTAAAGCGGTGGAGACTGCAAAGCTTGATGGGGTGCAAATTTATGATTTGATTTCAAAATCAATGTTTGAACTTTTTAAAGAAAAAAAGCTCTTTGTTTTACAAGTGATTCGAGTGGGTGAGAGATTAGAACTTCCAAACGCAATTTATGCGGATATGATTTTATTTGATACTAAGGGTCAATTTAAGGGTGGAAATGGAGTGCGTTTTGATTGGACCTTGTTAAAAAATTTCAAAAAAGATTTTGCAATCGCTGGAGGAATAGGACTTGAAAACATACAAGAGCTTAAGAAGCTTCAGCCAAAAATCGTTGATGTGAATTCTAAATTTGAAAACGCAGAGGGCTTAAAAGATGTTGAAAAAATCAAGCAATTTATAAGGGAGTTAAAAAAATGA
- the trpD gene encoding anthranilate phosphoribosyltransferase: MILLIDNYDSFVYNVKAMLESISKDEIKVVRNDKISLEEIKKLSPTHIILSPGPKHPKESGICLEIFKAKLEIPTLGICLGHQALGLSFNAKIQRLKIPSHAKNSQIQLTKESEFFKDFPKKFSIMRYHSLEVKDLSDELEPLAYSDDGVLMAMKHKTLPYYGVQFHPESYFSEYGLKIFLNFLHSSYKEKVQSQNFVPYLQKLSENIPLESDDFKELCKLIMTKNYEPLQLAALLVLITEKSLNQKSLTAFVRNILRYSKTFSDDSDMIDIVGTGGDGFKSINISTTCAFILASLGVKVAKHGNRAISSQSGSTDVLSALDIGIHTQLEQGLKLLQTEGLNFFHAPFFHPLVGELREIRTKLGIRTVFNILGPLLHPNLKLKYQLVGNYHAPVHRLLAEVLKTLGRKRALVVRGNDGMDEISICDETKIFEINQGEILEYSISPEQFGFKTAFHNEILGGNAAQNAKDLLDTLSGKMKGAKFDIVVLNAMFALYTAERVQTPLQAKDIILEAIHSGRVLEYFKNYQKMSQKNEA; encoded by the coding sequence ATGATTTTATTGATTGATAATTACGATTCTTTTGTATATAATGTCAAAGCAATGCTTGAGAGCATTTCAAAAGATGAGATTAAGGTCGTGCGCAATGATAAAATTTCTTTAGAGGAGATTAAAAAACTTTCCCCGACGCATATTATCTTAAGTCCGGGTCCTAAACATCCTAAAGAAAGTGGAATTTGCCTTGAAATTTTTAAGGCTAAGCTCGAAATTCCCACTCTTGGAATCTGTTTAGGGCATCAAGCTTTAGGATTGAGTTTTAATGCAAAGATTCAAAGACTTAAAATTCCAAGCCATGCTAAAAATTCTCAAATACAACTTACAAAAGAAAGCGAATTTTTTAAAGATTTTCCAAAAAAATTTTCTATAATGCGTTATCATTCTTTAGAAGTAAAAGACTTAAGCGATGAGTTAGAACCTTTGGCTTACAGCGATGATGGAGTTTTAATGGCAATGAAGCACAAAACTTTACCTTATTATGGAGTGCAATTTCATCCGGAAAGCTATTTTAGTGAGTATGGTTTAAAAATTTTTTTAAATTTTTTGCATTCTTCTTACAAAGAAAAGGTTCAAAGTCAAAATTTTGTTCCCTATTTGCAAAAATTAAGTGAAAATATTCCTCTTGAAAGCGATGATTTTAAAGAACTTTGCAAATTGATAATGACTAAAAATTACGAGCCTTTACAGCTTGCAGCTTTACTTGTGCTCATCACCGAAAAATCTCTCAATCAAAAATCACTCACCGCTTTTGTCCGCAATATCTTAAGATATTCTAAAACTTTTAGCGATGATAGCGATATGATTGATATTGTCGGCACAGGAGGGGATGGATTTAAAAGCATTAATATCTCCACCACTTGTGCTTTTATCTTAGCAAGTTTGGGCGTAAAAGTTGCAAAACATGGAAATCGTGCAATTTCAAGTCAAAGCGGAAGCACCGATGTGCTTAGTGCTTTAGATATAGGCATACACACTCAATTAGAACAGGGTTTAAAACTCTTACAAACTGAAGGATTGAATTTTTTTCACGCCCCATTTTTTCATCCTTTGGTGGGCGAGCTTAGAGAAATTCGCACTAAACTTGGCATTAGAACGGTTTTTAATATTTTAGGTCCCTTACTTCATCCGAATTTAAAACTTAAATACCAGCTTGTAGGAAATTATCACGCCCCTGTGCATAGACTTTTAGCAGAGGTTTTAAAAACCTTAGGACGCAAAAGGGCTTTGGTTGTGCGTGGAAATGACGGAATGGACGAAATTAGCATTTGTGATGAGACAAAAATCTTTGAGATTAATCAAGGAGAGATTTTAGAATACAGCATAAGTCCTGAACAATTTGGCTTTAAAACTGCTTTTCATAATGAAATTTTAGGGGGAAATGCCGCACAAAATGCTAAAGATTTACTTGATACCTTAAGTGGAAAGATGAAGGGGGCGAAATTTGATATAGTCGTGTTAAATGCGATGTTTGCTCTTTATACAGCTGAAAGGGTTCAAACTCCTTTGCAGGCAAAGGATATAATCTTAGAAGCGATTCACTCGGGCAGGGTTTTGGAATATTTTAAAAATTATCAAAAAATGAGTCAAAAGAATGAAGCTTAA
- a CDS encoding anthranilate synthase component I family protein — protein MLSHQANFYYRQILDKYPNSYLAEDLNKTIIGIDCEFLDANELSLSELKARFYECVAREKLCDYAGFFGVLSANFITLFENLPKSENKNYDYPLFLFANARAYLVFEKNSKMFFKFGESKYFDFLKEDFSFEEKDAEFEILTSLEEEKKHYFEMIAKAKEYLLSGDIFQVVLSKQLCIQHNINPLSFYESLSKLNPSAYMFYFPSQYGVVLGSSPELVLSIKNKEIFVAPIAGTRNLNGTSDIAYLEKDLLSDEKELSEHKMLVDLARNDISKFGTKTRVENLFSILKSKFVMHIVSEVYAKMKDEANIFDVIGAVFPAGTLSGAPKIRALEIINELENLDRGVYGGAVGFLNFNEDVILAIIIRSAFFKGDKAYIASGGGIVLESQNENEYAEICAKRKALLTTFENLAKKDKR, from the coding sequence ATGCTTAGTCATCAAGCAAATTTTTATTACAGACAAATTTTAGACAAATACCCTAATTCGTATCTTGCGGAGGATTTGAATAAAACTATCATCGGGATAGATTGCGAATTTTTAGATGCGAATGAACTTTCTTTAAGCGAACTTAAAGCAAGATTTTATGAATGTGTGGCGAGAGAAAAACTCTGCGATTATGCGGGATTTTTCGGGGTTTTGAGTGCAAATTTTATCACTCTTTTTGAAAACTTACCAAAAAGCGAAAATAAAAATTATGATTATCCCTTATTTTTGTTTGCAAATGCTCGGGCTTATCTTGTCTTTGAAAAAAATAGCAAAATGTTTTTTAAATTTGGAGAGTCAAAATATTTTGATTTTTTAAAAGAGGATTTTAGTTTCGAAGAAAAAGACGCAGAATTTGAAATTTTAACTTCTTTAGAAGAAGAAAAAAAGCATTATTTTGAAATGATAGCTAAGGCTAAAGAATACCTTTTAAGCGGAGATATTTTTCAAGTTGTATTAAGCAAACAGCTTTGCATACAGCACAATATCAATCCTCTTAGTTTTTATGAGAGCTTAAGCAAACTCAATCCTAGTGCTTATATGTTTTATTTTCCTTCTCAATATGGCGTTGTTTTAGGTTCTTCTCCTGAACTTGTTTTGAGCATTAAAAATAAAGAAATTTTTGTCGCACCCATTGCCGGAACAAGAAATTTAAACGGAACAAGTGATATAGCTTACTTAGAAAAAGACCTTTTAAGCGATGAAAAAGAATTGAGTGAGCATAAAATGCTTGTGGATTTAGCTCGTAATGATATTTCTAAATTTGGAACAAAAACAAGGGTTGAAAATCTCTTTAGCATACTTAAGAGTAAATTTGTCATGCACATTGTCAGTGAGGTGTATGCAAAAATGAAAGATGAAGCCAATATTTTTGATGTTATTGGTGCAGTTTTTCCAGCAGGAACCCTAAGCGGGGCTCCAAAAATTAGAGCTTTAGAAATCATTAATGAATTAGAAAATTTAGACCGCGGTGTTTATGGCGGAGCGGTGGGATTTTTGAATTTTAATGAAGATGTGATTTTAGCAATTATCATTCGTTCGGCTTTTTTTAAAGGGGATAAAGCCTATATTGCAAGTGGTGGAGGTATAGTGCTTGAGAGTCAAAATGAAAATGAATATGCTGAAATTTGTGCTAAAAGAAAGGCTTTGCTTACAACTTTTGAGAATTTAGCAAAAAAGGATAAGAGATGA
- a CDS encoding major outer membrane protein, with protein sequence MKKFQKISLVLSSVLLLPQISLATPLDEAIKDVDVSGFFRYRYDSASGNFWHKRGFQNGAGILSRQEHNWRAILGFDAAIADNFRAFIELGYSAADAGFGGDPMATGEAPQGADTTSQFNVREFFLTYTATALNTDIIAGKQQVDSIWTDNSFDGLIGTGIKVVNTSIEGLSLLAFAFDNFNTANNGDEGDIYNGGVWGNTASGEAISPFNENLYGAAALGNYEINHISLTPQLWLSYLDDSALFYAFTLGISTHFFEDVQWSLAAAYLGNSVDNKLKKYVDFSNNNFFGLSSTIDFSGFDASLGGLYYGDKNHYTLTTLEDLGNLGDFIAGEEIWYSDGSKFYGDLGENAFGFIKAGYTFNEVLRIGADFVYGGTKVGNVNFANKEAGKKFEAVARISYQYSPKLSFEAFYSYLNIDAKQEEAHKNSTRLQVLYQF encoded by the coding sequence ATGAAAAAGTTTCAAAAAATTTCATTAGTCTTAAGTTCGGTTTTGCTCTTGCCTCAAATTTCTTTAGCGACACCTTTAGATGAAGCGATTAAAGATGTGGATGTAAGCGGGTTTTTCCGCTATCGCTATGATAGTGCGAGTGGTAATTTCTGGCATAAAAGAGGTTTTCAAAATGGAGCTGGAATTTTAAGCAGACAAGAACATAATTGGCGTGCGATTTTAGGTTTTGACGCAGCAATTGCTGATAATTTTAGAGCTTTCATTGAGCTTGGTTATAGTGCAGCTGATGCGGGTTTTGGTGGCGACCCTATGGCAACAGGAGAGGCTCCGCAAGGGGCGGATACCACTTCACAATTTAATGTAAGGGAGTTTTTTCTCACTTACACAGCAACTGCACTCAACACTGATATAATCGCCGGTAAGCAACAAGTTGATAGCATTTGGACGGATAATAGCTTCGATGGACTTATCGGAACCGGGATAAAAGTTGTCAATACGAGCATTGAAGGGCTTTCTTTACTTGCTTTTGCGTTTGATAATTTTAATACGGCAAATAATGGCGATGAAGGCGATATATATAATGGTGGTGTTTGGGGAAATACTGCTTCTGGTGAGGCTATTTCTCCTTTTAACGAAAACCTTTACGGAGCTGCTGCATTAGGAAATTATGAAATCAATCATATAAGTCTAACTCCTCAACTTTGGCTTTCTTATCTTGATGATTCAGCCCTTTTTTACGCTTTTACCTTAGGAATTTCAACTCATTTCTTTGAAGACGTGCAGTGGAGTTTAGCTGCAGCTTATCTTGGAAATAGTGTGGATAATAAACTTAAAAAATATGTTGATTTTAGTAACAATAATTTCTTTGGTTTAAGCTCAACAATTGATTTTTCTGGTTTTGATGCGAGTTTAGGGGGTCTTTATTATGGAGATAAAAACCATTACACACTGACAACGCTTGAAGATTTAGGAAATTTAGGAGATTTTATAGCAGGAGAGGAAATCTGGTATAGTGATGGTTCTAAATTTTATGGAGATTTAGGGGAAAATGCTTTTGGTTTTATTAAAGCAGGATATACCTTCAATGAAGTTTTAAGAATAGGAGCGGATTTTGTATATGGAGGGACTAAAGTTGGCAATGTCAATTTTGCAAACAAAGAGGCAGGAAAGAAATTTGAAGCTGTTGCAAGAATAAGCTATCAATACTCTCCAAAGCTTTCTTTTGAAGCCTTTTATTCTTACTTGAACATCGATGCAAAGCAAGAAGAAGCTCATAAAAACTCGACAAGACTTCAGGTGCTTTATCAATTCTAA
- a CDS encoding helix-turn-helix transcriptional regulator — MLNSQQKLLEIFKKSGLSLSKFANILGKDRRTLVNWIEKKQTKELDLKTKEKICEFFRYPPQIWDNDEEISFYSLLNGIKNEELKIIDEGYAGGLKYIFENENEGSLILHPAFPNPAYRDFIVPSVYDNIDSKEAKIYRQKRGEKMRAYSFRTNEWYPIKSLLEFCFSPIGSFYTKEQKIAILELMIKTFKDNLNKTLYFFDSYTQKIYGLDMIYLSINIKENSMFFKAPLEMFLIEIKNSTLVHKIHHRYTNAKKCPAHIEPKDACFIMELLESCLKENLNLIQTCDLIDEKSPYGNLFKKTLSINF, encoded by the coding sequence ATGTTGAATTCTCAACAAAAATTGCTTGAAATTTTTAAAAAATCGGGTCTAAGCTTGAGTAAATTTGCAAATATTTTAGGCAAGGACAGAAGAACTTTAGTCAATTGGATAGAAAAGAAACAGACTAAAGAATTGGATTTAAAAACCAAAGAAAAAATTTGCGAATTTTTTCGCTATCCTCCACAAATTTGGGATAATGATGAAGAGATTAGTTTTTATAGTCTTTTAAATGGGATTAAAAACGAGGAATTAAAAATCATCGATGAGGGTTATGCGGGTGGTTTAAAATACATTTTTGAAAATGAAAATGAAGGTTCTCTCATTCTTCATCCTGCCTTTCCAAATCCTGCTTATAGAGATTTCATCGTGCCTTCTGTATATGATAATATCGACAGCAAAGAAGCTAAAATTTACAGACAAAAACGGGGCGAAAAAATGAGGGCTTATTCTTTTAGGACAAATGAATGGTATCCTATAAAATCTTTGCTTGAATTTTGCTTTTCTCCGATTGGAAGCTTTTACACTAAGGAGCAAAAAATTGCGATTTTAGAGCTTATGATTAAAACTTTTAAAGATAATTTAAATAAAACTTTATATTTCTTTGACTCTTATACTCAAAAAATTTATGGTTTAGATATGATTTATCTTTCAATCAATATTAAAGAAAATTCAATGTTTTTCAAAGCACCGCTTGAGATGTTTCTCATTGAAATTAAAAATTCAACTCTTGTGCATAAGATTCATCATCGCTATACAAATGCGAAAAAATGCCCCGCTCATATTGAACCAAAGGATGCATGTTTTATCATGGAGCTTTTAGAATCTTGCCTCAAAGAAAATCTTAATTTAATCCAAACCTGCGATTTAATCGATGAAAAAAGCCCCTATGGAAATCTTTTTAAAAAAACTTTGAGCATTAACTTTTAA
- a CDS encoding propionyl-CoA synthetase, whose protein sequence is MTYEQAYQESLNSPEKFWAEAAKKVHWYNEWDKVLDDSDEHYKWFVGGCMNTCYNALDLHIHNGRGDQVALIYDSPVTDTKKKYTYKQLRERVAKVAGILANKGVVKGDRVVIYMPMIPEAVIAMLACARLGAIHSVVFGGFAAHELASRIEDAKPRLVISTSCGIEISNIIEYKPILDEAIKKSNHKPTTCLIWQRPQYKASMLPWRDVDWESEEEKARGVDPVPVLATDPLYILYTSGTTGSPKGVIRSNGGHSVAMKWSMDNIYNAKAGDVFFTASDVGWVVGHSYIVYGPLMNGCTTIVYEGKPVRTPNPSSFWRIIDEYKVNVLFSAPTAFRAIRKEDPQAQWLKKFNLDSLKTIFVAGERCDSDTLKWIEKITKKPVIDNWWQTETGWAIAANPMGLEPMAVKPGSPTKPMPGFNLKVLDENGKELPAGKKGALCLKLPLPPACLMGIWENDERYRRGYLDQFPGYYLTGDTGYIDKEGYVYVLGRMDGIINVAGHRLSTGEMEEIVSKHPDVAECAVIGVNDALKGELPMGFVVLKSGIERDYNGVIDGIVRLVRHEIGAVASFKIATIVNALPKTRSGKILRKNLREIADGLPLNIPPTIEDTNVLEHCKEAINALGYPQIKEKK, encoded by the coding sequence ATGACATATGAACAAGCTTATCAAGAGTCTTTAAATTCTCCTGAAAAATTTTGGGCTGAAGCGGCTAAAAAAGTGCATTGGTATAATGAATGGGATAAAGTGCTTGATGATAGTGATGAACATTATAAATGGTTTGTTGGGGGTTGTATGAATACTTGTTACAATGCCCTTGATTTGCATATTCACAATGGACGCGGTGACCAAGTTGCTTTGATTTATGATTCTCCTGTTACGGATACAAAGAAAAAATACACTTACAAACAGCTAAGAGAGCGCGTTGCAAAAGTGGCTGGAATTCTTGCAAATAAAGGTGTGGTTAAGGGCGATAGAGTGGTCATTTATATGCCTATGATTCCAGAAGCGGTGATTGCTATGCTTGCTTGTGCGAGGCTTGGAGCCATTCATAGCGTTGTTTTTGGCGGTTTTGCTGCACATGAACTTGCTTCTAGAATAGAAGATGCTAAACCGCGTCTTGTTATAAGCACAAGCTGTGGGATTGAAATCAGCAATATCATTGAGTATAAACCTATCCTTGATGAAGCCATTAAAAAATCAAATCACAAGCCTACCACTTGTTTGATTTGGCAGCGTCCGCAATATAAAGCAAGTATGCTTCCTTGGCGTGATGTGGATTGGGAGAGTGAAGAAGAAAAGGCAAGGGGAGTTGATCCTGTGCCTGTTTTAGCAACTGATCCGCTCTATATCCTTTATACTTCTGGCACAACCGGCTCTCCAAAAGGCGTAATTCGCTCTAATGGCGGACATTCCGTAGCTATGAAATGGTCTATGGATAATATCTATAATGCAAAAGCTGGAGATGTTTTTTTCACAGCCTCTGATGTGGGTTGGGTTGTAGGACATTCTTATATCGTTTATGGTCCTTTGATGAATGGTTGCACGACGATTGTTTATGAGGGAAAACCTGTTAGAACACCTAATCCATCGTCTTTTTGGAGGATTATAGATGAGTATAAAGTCAATGTGCTTTTTTCAGCACCAACCGCTTTTCGTGCAATTCGCAAAGAGGACCCCCAAGCACAATGGCTGAAGAAATTTAATCTTGATAGCCTTAAAACTATTTTTGTAGCAGGTGAAAGATGTGATAGCGACACCCTTAAATGGATAGAAAAAATCACAAAAAAACCTGTGATTGATAATTGGTGGCAAACTGAAACCGGTTGGGCAATAGCAGCAAATCCTATGGGGCTTGAACCTATGGCTGTTAAACCGGGAAGCCCTACAAAACCTATGCCCGGCTTTAATCTTAAGGTTTTAGATGAAAATGGTAAAGAATTACCCGCAGGAAAAAAAGGAGCCTTATGCCTTAAACTTCCTTTGCCTCCGGCGTGTTTAATGGGAATTTGGGAAAATGATGAGAGGTATCGTAGGGGATATTTGGACCAGTTTCCGGGCTATTATCTTACGGGAGATACCGGTTATATCGATAAAGAGGGCTATGTTTATGTGCTTGGCAGAATGGATGGAATCATTAATGTTGCAGGACATCGCCTCTCAACCGGAGAAATGGAAGAAATTGTTTCTAAACATCCAGATGTTGCCGAATGTGCTGTAATAGGAGTCAATGATGCCTTAAAAGGTGAGCTTCCTATGGGTTTTGTTGTGTTAAAAAGCGGTATTGAGAGGGATTATAATGGCGTTATTGATGGAATTGTGCGTTTGGTAAGACACGAAATAGGAGCTGTTGCTAGTTTTAAAATCGCGACTATAGTCAATGCTCTACCTAAAACAAGGAGTGGAAAAATTTTAAGAAAAAATTTAAGAGAAATTGCTGATGGTTTGCCTTTAAATATCCCTCCGACCATTGAAGATACAAATGTTTTAGAACATTGTAAAGAAGCTATTAATGCTTTAGGATATCCACAAATTAAGGAGAAAAAATGA
- the prpB gene encoding methylisocitrate lyase: protein MSAGKRFRTALRENSPLIIVGAVNAYSALQATKIGHKALYLSGSGVASASYGLPDLGIIALEEVCIDVRRICGRVDTPLLVDADTGFGGAFNIARTIKELIRAGAAATHIEDQVAQKRCGHRPNKELVSIDEMCDRIKAAMDAKIDSEFVIMARTDAHAMEGQERAIERALAYVEAGAEMIFAEAIHTLEEYAQFTKLVKVPVLANITEFGKTPYFTTKELKEVGISMVLYPLSANRAMNKAAVEVYESILKKGHQKDVLELMQTREELYEMLDYYTYENKLDELFKGKK from the coding sequence ATGAGTGCAGGAAAGAGATTTAGAACAGCTTTAAGGGAAAATTCGCCCTTGATTATCGTAGGAGCTGTGAATGCTTATTCTGCGTTGCAAGCTACTAAAATAGGGCATAAGGCTTTGTATCTTTCGGGCAGTGGTGTGGCAAGTGCGAGTTATGGTTTGCCTGATTTAGGAATCATCGCTTTAGAGGAGGTTTGTATCGATGTGCGTCGCATTTGTGGTAGAGTGGATACTCCCTTGCTTGTTGATGCGGATACGGGGTTTGGAGGAGCTTTTAATATAGCAAGAACGATTAAAGAGCTTATTCGTGCAGGTGCGGCTGCAACACATATTGAGGATCAAGTCGCACAAAAAAGATGCGGACATCGTCCTAATAAAGAGCTTGTAAGCATTGATGAAATGTGTGATAGGATTAAGGCTGCAATGGATGCAAAAATAGATTCTGAATTTGTCATTATGGCACGAACAGATGCTCACGCTATGGAGGGACAAGAAAGAGCGATAGAAAGAGCCTTAGCCTATGTTGAAGCTGGAGCTGAAATGATTTTTGCAGAAGCAATCCATACTTTAGAAGAATACGCTCAATTTACAAAACTTGTTAAAGTCCCTGTTTTAGCTAATATCACTGAATTTGGTAAAACTCCGTATTTTACAACTAAAGAACTTAAAGAAGTTGGCATTTCTATGGTGCTTTATCCACTTTCAGCAAATCGGGCAATGAATAAAGCAGCTGTAGAAGTTTATGAGAGCATACTCAAAAAAGGACATCAAAAAGATGTGCTTGAATTAATGCAAACGAGAGAGGAACTTTATGAGATGCTCGATTATTACACCTATGAAAACAAACTTGATGAATTATTTAAAGGAAAAAAATGA